A stretch of the Vibrio aquimaris genome encodes the following:
- a CDS encoding ABC transporter ATP-binding protein — protein sequence MAKDILTLNNLSVGFGVGNEINKVTNKVSFTISKGETLALVGESGSGKSVTANSILKLLPKGSSHYLEGTINFDDIEILNCSERELRGIRGNRIGMIFQEPMVSLNPLHKVGRQLVETLAIHSGVRQTQAEKLAVEWLQKVDIRYPEVKINAYPHELSGGERQRVMIAMALINKPELLIADEPTTALDVSVQAQILELLRDLQKELGMAMLFITHDLSIVRRIADKVAVMQDGQIVEQADCYSLFSAPKHPYTQTLIHSDPRGLPVEVAEDSESLIKVDKLKVWFPVTGGLFKRVVSHIKAVTDMDFDLKRGHSMGIVGESGSGKSTTGMAILRLVNSEGSICYERHELQGLNRKEMLPYRSKMQVVFQDPFSALNPRMSVAQVIGEGLYVHHDFDELTVDKMICEAMEDVDLDPETRHRYPNEFSGGQRQRIAIARALVLKPEFILLDEPTSSLDRTVQLQVLDLLKSLQQKYALTYLFISHDLNVVKSLCHHTIVMKQGLIVESGRTDQLFEGPKRSYTRKLVELSSF from the coding sequence ATGGCGAAAGACATACTCACGTTGAACAATTTGTCGGTAGGATTTGGTGTTGGCAACGAGATAAATAAAGTCACAAATAAAGTGTCTTTTACTATTTCTAAAGGGGAAACCCTTGCGTTAGTTGGTGAAAGCGGATCTGGAAAATCAGTGACGGCCAATTCAATACTTAAGCTTCTTCCCAAAGGCTCTTCTCATTATCTTGAAGGCACTATCAACTTTGATGATATTGAGATACTGAACTGCTCTGAACGGGAACTGAGAGGGATCCGCGGTAATCGTATAGGGATGATTTTCCAGGAGCCGATGGTATCTCTTAACCCTTTGCATAAAGTGGGGAGACAGTTGGTAGAGACACTGGCGATACATAGTGGTGTTCGTCAGACTCAAGCAGAAAAATTAGCCGTTGAATGGCTACAAAAAGTGGATATCCGTTATCCTGAAGTGAAGATTAATGCTTATCCTCATGAATTATCTGGTGGGGAAAGACAAAGAGTCATGATAGCAATGGCCTTGATAAACAAACCAGAGCTATTAATTGCTGATGAACCAACCACTGCGCTTGATGTGTCTGTGCAAGCGCAAATATTGGAATTATTGAGAGATTTGCAAAAAGAACTTGGAATGGCGATGCTGTTTATTACCCATGACCTGAGCATAGTTCGCCGAATTGCAGACAAAGTTGCGGTAATGCAAGATGGGCAGATAGTTGAACAGGCTGATTGTTATTCGCTATTTTCCGCGCCTAAGCACCCTTACACACAAACACTGATTCACTCGGATCCTCGAGGACTGCCCGTCGAAGTCGCGGAAGATTCAGAGAGTCTTATCAAAGTAGACAAATTAAAGGTTTGGTTTCCTGTAACTGGGGGTCTATTTAAAAGAGTGGTCTCTCATATTAAAGCGGTGACAGATATGGACTTTGACCTGAAACGAGGTCATTCAATGGGCATAGTAGGTGAAAGTGGGTCTGGTAAATCTACTACTGGTATGGCTATTTTGCGTTTAGTGAACTCTGAAGGCTCCATCTGTTATGAACGACATGAGTTACAGGGGTTGAACCGGAAGGAGATGTTACCTTACCGCAGTAAAATGCAGGTGGTTTTTCAAGACCCATTTTCCGCGCTTAATCCTAGAATGTCTGTTGCACAAGTGATAGGTGAAGGACTATACGTTCATCATGACTTTGATGAATTAACCGTCGATAAAATGATTTGTGAGGCAATGGAAGATGTTGATTTAGACCCTGAAACTCGCCACAGATACCCCAATGAGTTTTCAGGCGGGCAGCGTCAAAGGATCGCAATAGCAAGAGCTTTGGTACTTAAACCTGAATTCATTCTACTCGATGAACCCACATCATCACTTGATCGAACGGTTCAACTTCAGGTGCTTGATCTTCTGAAATCTCTTCAGCAGAAATACGCTTTAACCTACTTGTTTATAAGTCATGACCTTAATGTTGTTAAATCCCTTTGCCACCATACGATTGTAATGAAGCAAGGACTTATCGTTGAGAGTGGAAGAACAGATCAGCTTTTTGAAGGTCCTAAACGTTCATACACACGTAAACTGGTTGAGCTTTCAA
- a CDS encoding ABC transporter permease, with amino-acid sequence MQNSKTANPLNQARWQRFKANKRGFWSLCIFMVLFTLSLFAELIANDKPILVDYDGVWYFPIVTQYSETIFGGEFETEADYTDPYVAGLIENKGYMVWPLIRFSYSTINYDIAGSVPSAPDNVNWLGTDDKGRDVLARVIYGFRISVLFGLILTLVSSVIGVIVGATQGYYGGWLDLFGQRFIEVWSGMPTLFLLIILSSFVEPNFWWLLGIMVLFSWMSLVGVVRAEFLRCRNFDYVKAALSMGVSDSRIMRRHMLPNAMVASLTMMPFILSGSVTTLTSLDFLGFGLPVGSPSLGELLAQGKANLQAPWLGFSAFLVLSIMLTLLVFIGEAVRDAFDPHHQGR; translated from the coding sequence ATGCAAAACAGCAAAACGGCTAATCCGTTAAATCAAGCTCGCTGGCAAAGGTTTAAAGCGAATAAGCGTGGCTTCTGGTCGCTGTGTATCTTTATGGTTTTGTTCACACTCAGTCTGTTTGCGGAGCTAATTGCCAATGATAAGCCTATATTAGTAGACTATGACGGCGTTTGGTACTTCCCTATTGTAACCCAATATTCTGAAACTATATTTGGAGGTGAGTTTGAGACCGAAGCCGATTATACCGATCCCTATGTTGCGGGGCTGATAGAAAACAAAGGTTATATGGTATGGCCCCTGATTCGTTTTAGCTATAGTACGATCAATTACGATATTGCTGGCTCAGTTCCTTCTGCACCGGATAACGTTAATTGGCTTGGTACCGATGATAAAGGTCGTGATGTACTGGCGCGTGTTATTTATGGCTTTCGCATATCAGTACTATTCGGGCTTATTCTTACTTTAGTATCAAGTGTCATTGGCGTTATTGTTGGTGCGACTCAGGGGTATTATGGTGGCTGGTTAGACTTATTCGGTCAACGTTTCATCGAAGTATGGTCTGGGATGCCAACTTTGTTTTTACTTATCATCTTATCCAGTTTTGTTGAACCTAATTTCTGGTGGTTATTGGGCATTATGGTGCTATTTAGCTGGATGAGTCTAGTTGGTGTTGTGAGGGCTGAGTTTTTACGTTGTCGAAATTTTGATTATGTAAAAGCAGCACTGTCAATGGGCGTCAGCGATAGTCGAATTATGAGAAGGCACATGTTGCCAAATGCGATGGTAGCTTCTCTAACAATGATGCCATTTATCCTCTCAGGGTCGGTCACAACACTCACATCTCTCGATTTTCTTGGTTTTGGTTTGCCTGTTGGTTCGCCATCTTTAGGAGAGTTATTGGCTCAGGGCAAAGCCAACTTACAAGCCCCTTGGCTTGGTTTCTCTGCTTTCTTGGTATTGTCAATCATGCTCACCTTACTGGTTTTTATCGGTGAAGCAGTGCGAGATGCCTTTGACCCTCATCATCAAGGTAGATAG
- a CDS encoding microcin C ABC transporter permease YejB: MTAYIFRRLLLVIPTLWAIITINFFIIQIAPGGPVEQAIAQLEGFDSGIMERFSGGGSEVSLDIGSDTSPSGYKGSRGLDPEVVEEIKKQFGFDKPILERYFTMLKDYATFNFGDSLFKGGNVIDLIVERLPVSISLGLWSTLIIYFISIPLGVMKAIHHGSRFDIWSSAVVIVGYAIPGFLFAIILIILFASGNYFSWFPLRGLVSSNFDQMLWYEQIIDYFWHLTLPILAMVIGGFATLSMLTKNSFLDEINKQYVVTARAKGLDESSILYKHVFRNAMLIIIAGFPAAFISIFFTGSMLIEVMFSLEGIGLLGFESTIQRDYPVVFSSLYIMTLLGLILSIISDLTYTWVDPRIDFEAR; this comes from the coding sequence ATGACCGCGTATATTTTTCGCCGATTACTGTTAGTGATACCCACTTTGTGGGCGATAATCACGATTAATTTTTTTATTATCCAGATCGCTCCAGGTGGTCCTGTTGAACAGGCTATTGCTCAACTTGAAGGATTTGACTCAGGGATAATGGAGCGTTTCTCTGGTGGTGGCAGCGAAGTTTCTCTGGATATTGGTAGCGATACTAGTCCAAGTGGTTACAAGGGTTCAAGAGGGTTAGACCCAGAAGTCGTCGAGGAAATCAAAAAGCAGTTTGGTTTTGACAAGCCGATTCTAGAGCGTTACTTCACTATGTTAAAAGATTACGCCACCTTTAATTTTGGAGATAGTCTCTTCAAGGGTGGTAATGTCATCGACTTAATCGTTGAGCGCCTTCCTGTATCTATTTCCCTTGGGTTGTGGAGTACATTGATTATTTATTTCATCTCAATACCATTAGGTGTAATGAAAGCGATACATCACGGTTCAAGATTCGATATTTGGTCGAGTGCAGTGGTTATAGTGGGTTATGCAATTCCGGGGTTTTTGTTTGCCATCATACTGATTATATTATTTGCTAGTGGTAATTATTTTAGCTGGTTCCCACTACGTGGCCTTGTTTCAAGCAACTTTGATCAAATGCTTTGGTATGAGCAAATTATTGATTACTTTTGGCACTTGACCTTGCCGATACTGGCTATGGTGATAGGTGGATTCGCTACGTTAAGTATGTTGACTAAAAATTCATTTTTGGATGAAATCAACAAACAATACGTTGTGACAGCAAGAGCCAAAGGCTTGGATGAAAGCAGCATTCTTTACAAGCATGTTTTTCGTAACGCTATGCTGATCATTATCGCTGGTTTTCCCGCAGCGTTTATCAGTATTTTCTTCACAGGTTCAATGTTGATTGAAGTTATGTTTTCGCTTGAAGGTATAGGTTTACTTGGCTTTGAATCAACCATTCAGCGAGACTATCCGGTGGTCTTTAGTTCTCTCTACATTATGACATTACTGGGTTTGATTTTGAGCATTATATCAGACTTAACATACACTTGGGTCGACCCCAGAATAGACTTCGAGGCCCGTTAA
- a CDS encoding extracellular solute-binding protein yields MMPIRRIFLGALLVSVSSIAQAKVIESTNLVGFGKAKYPDGFTHFDYVNPNAPKYGKVTYGQVGTYDNFNRYASRGVAAAATGELYDSLMYSPSDEIDAYYPLIAQRVRYSDDYTWLELDINPKARFHDGEPITADDVAFTFDKFMKEGVPQYRAYYKDIKSVKAKNKQIVRIEMATPNREKLFSFAQSTPVLPEHFWKDKSFSEPISTPPVGSSAYKIIDYKIGQSVTYGLVEDYWAKDLPVNIGRHNFKQIQYDYYRDDTVMLEAFKAGEFDFRLETSAKYWANSYTGKNFDKGFITKEEIPHQKPEGTAGFVFNTQREIFKDPLVREALSYAMDFEWMNKNMFYGQYSRTRSYFQNTDYEAKGLPSEQERKVLERFKNQIPPRALTQEFEPPKTDGSGRIRAQMRVAFKLLKEAGWELKDKVLTNTKTGEPFRFELMIYSPTDERIAIPVQKNMKRMGIEMKIRTIDTTQYTKRLRDRDFDMISRGYSANPYPSPNLMIIWNSNYIDSSYNFAGVMDPVVDSLTMEIAQKQQDPDALLTLGRALDRVLQWNFYIIPQWYVSKYRVAMWDKFDRPATLPKYDLGIDTWWISKEKAAKLPEKRR; encoded by the coding sequence ATGATGCCAATACGCCGCATTTTCTTAGGAGCTCTACTTGTTAGCGTAAGCTCTATCGCACAAGCTAAAGTCATTGAATCAACCAACTTAGTAGGATTCGGTAAAGCTAAGTACCCTGATGGCTTTACTCATTTTGATTATGTTAATCCTAATGCGCCTAAATATGGCAAGGTTACCTACGGCCAGGTAGGAACTTACGATAACTTCAATCGCTATGCATCAAGAGGTGTTGCTGCTGCCGCAACAGGCGAACTCTATGATTCCTTGATGTACTCTCCCAGTGATGAAATCGATGCTTATTATCCCCTAATCGCTCAAAGAGTCCGATATTCAGATGATTACACTTGGCTTGAGCTAGACATTAACCCCAAAGCCCGTTTTCATGATGGAGAACCGATTACCGCCGACGATGTCGCTTTTACTTTTGATAAATTTATGAAAGAGGGAGTCCCTCAGTATCGAGCTTACTATAAAGATATCAAGTCTGTTAAGGCAAAGAATAAACAAATAGTTCGGATAGAAATGGCAACGCCAAACAGGGAGAAACTTTTTAGTTTTGCCCAATCTACCCCAGTACTGCCAGAACATTTTTGGAAAGATAAGTCTTTTTCAGAGCCCATATCCACGCCGCCAGTGGGCAGCTCAGCCTATAAAATCATCGATTATAAAATTGGGCAGAGTGTCACTTATGGATTAGTGGAAGATTATTGGGCGAAGGATCTTCCTGTCAATATTGGGCGACACAACTTTAAGCAGATTCAGTACGATTATTATCGAGATGATACTGTCATGCTAGAAGCATTTAAAGCGGGTGAGTTTGATTTTCGTCTTGAGACATCGGCAAAGTACTGGGCTAACTCCTACACAGGAAAAAACTTTGATAAAGGTTTTATTACTAAAGAGGAAATTCCCCATCAAAAGCCCGAAGGTACGGCTGGGTTTGTTTTTAATACTCAAAGGGAAATATTTAAAGATCCGCTAGTGCGAGAAGCTCTTAGTTATGCAATGGACTTCGAGTGGATGAACAAGAACATGTTCTATGGTCAATACTCTAGAACTCGCAGCTATTTTCAAAATACAGATTACGAGGCAAAGGGGTTACCCAGTGAGCAAGAGCGTAAAGTCTTAGAGCGGTTTAAAAATCAAATCCCTCCACGGGCACTAACACAAGAATTTGAACCGCCTAAGACAGATGGCTCTGGACGAATTCGAGCTCAGATGAGAGTCGCTTTCAAACTATTGAAAGAGGCCGGCTGGGAGCTAAAAGATAAAGTTCTTACTAACACTAAGACCGGTGAACCGTTTCGTTTCGAGTTAATGATTTACAGCCCGACTGATGAACGAATTGCGATACCCGTTCAAAAGAACATGAAGCGAATGGGTATTGAGATGAAAATTCGTACTATTGACACTACGCAATACACAAAGCGATTAAGAGACAGAGACTTTGACATGATTTCCAGAGGGTATTCGGCTAACCCATACCCGAGCCCAAATCTGATGATTATATGGAACTCTAACTATATTGACTCAAGTTATAATTTTGCAGGGGTGATGGATCCTGTTGTGGATAGCTTGACAATGGAAATTGCTCAAAAGCAGCAAGATCCGGATGCTTTGCTTACATTAGGTCGTGCATTAGATCGAGTCCTACAGTGGAATTTTTACATTATTCCACAATGGTATGTAAGTAAGTACAGAGTGGCTATGTGGGATAAGTTTGATCGCCCGGCCACTTTGCCTAAGTACGACCTAGGCATTGATACTTGGTGGATATCTAAAGAGAAAGCTGCGAAATTGCCGGAAAAGCGTCGTTAA
- a CDS encoding methyl-accepting chemotaxis protein translates to MITQKLSEVSIATRAWSILGLFAIGLLANTVLNIDKSREHMRENYERGVSTLVEAASGVAKHNYQQYKSGLISESEAQSRTLKTISAMRFDGNNYVFVVSREGLQLASGVESLIGKNIIGLQDSTGRYFVQDLYTLAQNGGGFVDYFWKNPDSTTADLKTSYALIFQPWGWMIGSGMNMLALKEDTRSSEVASISYAIGILILLSVVIGFFIKTITTPLNRTVDAMKNLSKGEGDLTQRLEEEGSRELVDLARYFNQFVESVQNIMLNISDAGSEVSSAAGQLSRSALHIDHSLNQQQSDVETLASAMTEMLATVEEVAARTVEANDASRMAAKEANHSHEIINKNVGGANELAGEIQSASQVVQQLASDARNVDTVLEVIRGVAEQTNLLALNAAIEAARAGEQGRGFAVVADEVRSLSLRTHESTLEIQNIVEKLQLGAENVVKVMDHGTEKATNASELSSQAGVAISKINQEVHTIEEMNQHIATAAEEQTLTVNEMNRNMVSLNDMASSVSAESAQMASASTELDRVSDNLISMIHRFKLA, encoded by the coding sequence ATGATCACACAGAAGCTATCCGAGGTGTCTATTGCGACACGGGCATGGTCCATATTAGGTCTATTTGCCATTGGGCTGCTGGCTAACACAGTTCTTAATATTGATAAATCTCGTGAACACATGCGAGAAAACTACGAACGTGGAGTATCGACACTGGTTGAGGCAGCTTCTGGTGTTGCAAAGCACAATTACCAACAATATAAATCTGGCCTAATTTCAGAAAGTGAGGCGCAATCTCGCACTTTAAAGACAATATCGGCGATGAGATTTGACGGCAACAACTATGTTTTTGTCGTTAGTCGAGAAGGTTTACAACTTGCTTCTGGCGTTGAGTCGTTAATCGGTAAGAACATCATCGGGCTTCAAGATAGCACAGGACGCTACTTTGTTCAGGACCTGTATACGCTTGCTCAAAATGGCGGTGGTTTTGTTGATTACTTCTGGAAAAATCCTGATTCTACCACTGCAGATCTCAAAACAAGCTATGCGCTCATTTTTCAACCATGGGGTTGGATGATTGGCTCTGGAATGAATATGCTCGCTTTAAAAGAGGATACACGGAGTTCTGAGGTAGCCTCAATAAGTTACGCTATAGGTATTTTAATTTTATTGTCCGTGGTGATAGGTTTCTTTATTAAAACCATTACTACACCACTCAATCGTACTGTAGATGCAATGAAAAATTTATCTAAAGGTGAAGGTGACTTAACTCAGCGTTTAGAAGAAGAAGGCAGTCGAGAACTGGTAGATTTGGCTCGTTACTTCAACCAATTTGTTGAATCGGTTCAGAATATTATGCTCAATATCAGTGATGCGGGTAGTGAAGTATCTAGTGCTGCAGGTCAGCTATCTAGATCGGCACTACATATTGATCACAGTCTTAATCAGCAGCAAAGCGATGTTGAAACATTAGCGAGCGCAATGACTGAAATGCTGGCAACCGTTGAGGAAGTAGCGGCGCGAACAGTAGAAGCCAATGATGCAAGTCGTATGGCAGCAAAAGAGGCGAATCATAGTCATGAGATCATCAATAAAAATGTTGGTGGTGCTAATGAACTTGCTGGTGAAATACAGTCTGCCAGTCAAGTTGTACAGCAGTTGGCGTCCGATGCTCGCAATGTTGATACGGTTTTAGAAGTGATTCGTGGTGTCGCTGAGCAAACCAATCTATTGGCTCTTAATGCAGCCATTGAAGCTGCGAGGGCAGGGGAACAAGGTCGTGGTTTTGCTGTAGTCGCAGATGAAGTGAGAAGTTTGTCGCTAAGAACACACGAATCAACGCTTGAAATTCAGAACATTGTAGAGAAGCTTCAATTGGGCGCCGAGAATGTTGTCAAAGTGATGGATCATGGGACAGAGAAAGCAACCAATGCTTCTGAGTTGTCGAGTCAAGCAGGAGTGGCAATTAGCAAGATTAATCAAGAAGTTCACACCATAGAGGAAATGAACCAACACATCGCTACTGCCGCTGAAGAACAGACACTTACTGTTAATGAGATGAACCGAAATATGGTAAGCCTGAATGATATGGCATCTTCTGTATCAGCAGAATCGGCTCAGATGGCAAGTGCCAGTACAGAACTTGATCGTGTGTCTGATAATTTAATCTCTATGATTCATCGCTTTAAGCTTGCTTAG
- a CDS encoding 2-hydroxyacid dehydrogenase produces MLDVALFSAKSYDEMSFNKANKPFGFELHFHDFPLTKKTAKIAHGCKVVCAFVNDDLSAQVLNELSLHGVELIAMRCAGFDRVDLETAKNLGIQVVRVPAYSPESVAEHTVGLMMSLNRRFHKAYQRTRDANFSLEGLVGFNFHQKTVGVIGTGKIGIATMRILKGLGMNILCYDPFKNPLALKLGATYCSKDEVFEKSDVITLHCPMSDENYHLLNKTAFDKMKDGVMIINTSRGGLLDAAAAIEALKTGRIGALGLDVYENEKDLFFRDKSNDIIVDDVFRRLSACHNVLFTGHQAFLTNEALGNIADTTLGNIDAFHHKLKSGNELID; encoded by the coding sequence ATGCTAGATGTCGCCCTATTCAGCGCTAAGTCGTATGACGAAATGTCTTTCAACAAAGCCAACAAGCCATTTGGCTTTGAACTGCATTTTCATGATTTTCCACTCACTAAAAAAACCGCAAAAATAGCTCATGGATGTAAAGTCGTTTGTGCTTTTGTTAACGACGACTTGTCTGCTCAAGTCTTAAATGAGTTGTCATTACATGGTGTCGAACTCATCGCAATGCGATGTGCTGGCTTTGATCGAGTCGACTTAGAAACAGCTAAGAACCTCGGTATTCAAGTAGTCAGAGTACCGGCATACTCTCCTGAGTCGGTGGCCGAACACACCGTTGGCTTAATGATGTCCCTTAACCGACGTTTCCACAAAGCATATCAACGTACTCGAGATGCCAATTTTTCACTCGAAGGACTCGTTGGATTCAACTTTCACCAAAAAACGGTTGGGGTTATTGGAACTGGCAAAATAGGCATAGCTACAATGCGCATTCTTAAGGGACTGGGAATGAATATACTCTGTTACGATCCTTTCAAAAACCCATTGGCACTGAAACTAGGCGCGACATATTGCAGTAAAGATGAAGTGTTTGAAAAAAGTGACGTCATCACGCTTCATTGCCCTATGTCGGATGAAAACTACCACCTTTTGAATAAGACAGCTTTCGACAAAATGAAAGATGGCGTGATGATCATTAATACAAGTCGAGGCGGCTTATTAGATGCCGCAGCCGCTATTGAAGCTCTAAAAACGGGCAGAATAGGCGCACTCGGTTTGGATGTGTATGAGAATGAAAAAGACTTGTTTTTTCGTGATAAATCCAACGACATCATTGTTGATGATGTTTTTCGTCGCCTCTCAGCATGTCATAACGTTCTATTTACCGGCCATCAAGCCTTTCTCACCAATGAGGCTCTCGGCAATATTGCAGATACTACTTTAGGCAACATTGATGCTTTTCACCACAAACTTAAATCGGGAAATGAATTGATAGACTGA
- a CDS encoding Lon protease family protein gives MAIQRLESSQLYHAAQLEMLPCKSTKELAPIDEIVGQERAQKAVEFAMSIKEKGYNIYAIGQNGLGKRTMILRYLNRHQHDVKALYDWCYVANFEDTRTPKVLALPRGIGSQLKQDIEKLMSKLVNAMPLAFDNELYYSRADKLKNQLAQKQEAELAAITKEAKAKGISLTITTQGDYQFVAMDGDEMHTEESFEELTKKEQEYFGSTIDELEIKLRDMVRQLTEWEEAYSEKIKKLNDDVTLDVITHSIKQLKKDYSGYPTIKTYLTELQQDIVDNADIFLEQSGEQAEVATASLDKKLPRRYKVNVLVSRKTDDFPIVVEENPNYHSLFGYIETATFKGTVFTDFSLIRPGSLHKANGGVLMMDAQKVLEQPYVWDGLKRALRARKLSFTSLEKEVTLTGTVSLDPEAIPLDVKIILFGDYRTYQLLQHYDPEFSELFRVTADFEDEMVRSPESELQYARFISSVVNDNNMLHCDRKAIARIIEHSCRLSGDQTKLSLHSANIANLLRESNYVARQANSNMIRASHVEEALANQELRVSRLKDSVMEGFINGTTLLQTHGHSVGQVNALSVLSTSEYMFGAPNRITATTCYGDGEVIDIERSVDLGGSIHSKGVMILTAYLSSVFGKTAKVPLKTTITFEQSYGGVDGDSASMAEFCAVVSAFSRQPNCQSIAITGSMNQFGQAQPIGGVNEKIEGFYDVCGIKGRNDNQGVIIPRANMHNLMLRPDVVKAVERGDFHIWAIDHVTEAIELFMGRPAGEPSDEGSYPIDTIFGIAQAKLNALRK, from the coding sequence ATGGCAATTCAAAGGCTTGAATCAAGTCAGCTGTATCACGCTGCGCAGCTAGAAATGCTGCCATGCAAGTCGACGAAAGAGCTGGCTCCTATTGATGAAATTGTTGGCCAAGAACGCGCGCAGAAAGCGGTAGAGTTTGCGATGTCCATTAAAGAAAAGGGCTACAACATCTATGCTATTGGCCAAAACGGCTTGGGTAAGCGTACCATGATTTTGCGCTATTTAAACCGTCACCAACATGATGTAAAAGCGCTTTATGATTGGTGCTACGTTGCGAACTTTGAAGATACTCGAACGCCTAAAGTACTTGCATTACCGAGAGGTATTGGTAGCCAACTTAAGCAAGACATTGAGAAGCTAATGTCTAAGCTAGTCAATGCCATGCCTTTAGCTTTCGATAATGAGCTCTATTACAGTCGTGCTGACAAACTAAAAAATCAGTTAGCTCAAAAACAAGAAGCTGAATTAGCTGCCATCACTAAAGAAGCGAAAGCCAAAGGAATTAGCTTAACCATAACCACCCAAGGTGACTATCAATTCGTTGCTATGGATGGGGATGAAATGCATACCGAAGAGTCTTTTGAGGAGCTAACAAAAAAGGAACAAGAGTATTTTGGATCTACCATCGATGAACTTGAAATTAAGTTGCGGGATATGGTTCGCCAGCTTACAGAGTGGGAAGAAGCCTACAGTGAGAAAATAAAAAAACTTAATGATGATGTGACTCTTGATGTTATTACCCACTCTATAAAGCAGTTGAAGAAAGATTACTCAGGCTATCCGACAATTAAAACCTATTTAACTGAATTACAGCAGGATATTGTTGATAATGCCGATATTTTTCTTGAGCAGAGTGGCGAGCAGGCAGAAGTAGCAACCGCCTCATTAGATAAAAAACTTCCCAGACGCTACAAAGTTAACGTTCTTGTAAGCCGTAAAACAGATGACTTTCCGATTGTTGTTGAAGAAAACCCGAATTATCACAGTTTATTCGGTTATATCGAGACGGCGACGTTTAAAGGGACGGTATTTACGGACTTTTCACTGATCCGCCCAGGTAGCTTACATAAAGCGAACGGCGGTGTGTTGATGATGGATGCACAGAAAGTGTTGGAGCAGCCTTATGTTTGGGACGGGCTAAAACGAGCGTTGAGAGCGAGAAAACTAAGCTTTACGTCACTTGAAAAAGAAGTCACCTTGACCGGTACGGTGTCACTTGATCCCGAAGCTATACCGCTTGATGTGAAAATAATTTTATTTGGTGACTATCGTACTTATCAACTTTTACAACACTATGATCCAGAGTTTAGCGAGTTATTCCGTGTGACGGCCGACTTTGAAGACGAAATGGTTCGCAGTCCCGAATCTGAATTGCAATATGCTCGTTTTATCTCAAGTGTGGTTAACGATAACAATATGCTGCATTGTGATAGGAAGGCGATTGCGCGAATTATTGAACATAGTTGCCGATTATCTGGGGATCAGACTAAGTTATCTCTACATTCAGCCAATATCGCTAATCTTCTCAGGGAGTCAAATTATGTCGCTCGCCAAGCAAACTCGAATATGATTCGAGCGAGTCATGTTGAAGAAGCACTTGCAAATCAGGAGCTTAGAGTTAGCCGCTTAAAAGACAGCGTAATGGAGGGTTTTATCAATGGAACCACGCTACTTCAGACACACGGCCATTCAGTAGGGCAAGTCAACGCTCTTTCGGTGTTAAGCACCAGTGAATATATGTTTGGAGCGCCTAACCGAATCACTGCGACGACATGCTATGGAGACGGTGAGGTGATAGATATCGAACGCAGCGTTGACTTGGGAGGAAGCATCCACTCGAAAGGGGTTATGATACTGACAGCTTACCTCTCTTCGGTGTTTGGCAAAACCGCAAAAGTACCGCTTAAAACCACTATTACTTTCGAGCAATCATACGGTGGTGTGGATGGCGATAGTGCGAGTATGGCCGAATTTTGTGCGGTAGTATCTGCGTTCTCACGCCAACCTAATTGCCAGAGCATCGCTATTACAGGTTCTATGAATCAGTTTGGCCAAGCTCAGCCGATTGGAGGGGTGAATGAGAAAATAGAAGGCTTTTATGATGTATGTGGGATTAAAGGTCGCAACGATAATCAGGGGGTTATTATTCCTAGGGCGAACATGCATAATCTGATGCTAAGGCCAGATGTTGTTAAAGCTGTCGAACGTGGTGATTTTCATATATGGGCAATTGATCACGTAACAGAAGCCATTGAACTGTTCATGGGTAGACCGGCTGGAGAGCCTAGTGATGAAGGTAGCTACCCAATCGATACTATCTTTGGTATTGCCCAAGCGAAATTAAACGCTTTAAGAAAATAA